The Trichlorobacter lovleyi SZ DNA window GCATGTGGCTGAACAGCTCAATGTTTCAGTTTCTGATTTTGAATCATACGATTTCAATAGTCGCACCGGGCGACGGCATTGCATTGAAATCCTGAACTATCTCGGAATCCAGCGCCTGACCTCGACAGACAAGGACGCTTTTTCTGATTGGCTTCGACAAGAAATTTTCCACCAAGGGACGACTATTTCTGAGGCCATTGAGTTGGCTTATGATTGGTTCAAAAAACAGAAAGTTGAATACCCCACTGAGGCCGTATTGGAGCGCCTTGTCCGATCTGCCTTTTATCGCTACGAACAAGAATTTTTCAACCAGATCATCCGTGAACTACGACCTTCAGCTAAAGACAAGATGGATCATTGCCTTGAGAATGTTGAAAGAGGTATCGAATTTGGTCGTTTGAAAGCTGATCCAGGCCGCGTCGGTCTGGAGAGTGTCTTGGCTGAAGTTGAAAAACTCCATTTCATACAGTCTCTTGACCTTCCACAGGGTCTCTTTCAAACCTGTAACATTAAAGCCTTAACGCACTACTATCAACGGGTCAGCAGTGAAAGTGCCTGGAGGGTCAAGGAACACCCGCCTGAAATCAGATATGCCCTGCTGGGGGTTTTTCTCTTTTTCCGGCAGCGAGAAATCATAGATGGTCTGATTGAACTCTTCATCCAGATTGTTCACCGCCTCACAGTTAAAGCTGAACGGAAATTGATCAAGGAGTTGCTAAGTGATTTCCGGAAAGTCCATGGAAAGAGCACCCTCCTGTTTAGAATTGCAGAGGCGGCACTCTTAAATCCTGAGGGGCGGGTGAAGGATGTCGTCTACCCTGTTGCTGGGGAGAATGTGCTGCAAAATCTGCTCAAAGAGTTCAAATCTTCCGGCCCTGGCTACAGACAGCAGGTTCATAAAATCATTCGTTCCTCTTATGGCAACCATTATCGGCGCATGGTTCCGAAAATCCTTGAAGCTCTTTCCTTCTGCTCAGGCAATACGCAGCATCGACCTGTGCTGGAAGCGCTGGAATGGATTCAACATAACCGTGACAACTCTCAACGTTTTATCCCGCTGGACGAGGGTATTCCGATAGACGGTGTTATTCGCAAGCAAGATCAAGAAGTGGTACTCGAAGAGGATGCTCAAGGTAGAGAGCGAATCAACCGTATCAACTATGAAATCTGTGTCCTCCAGGCTTTGCGTGACAAACTTCGCTGTAAAGAAATCTGGGTGATGGGCGCTGACAAGTTTCGTAACCCAGACGAGGATCTACCAGCCGACTTTGAGGACAAACGCGAGGATTATTACCTCGATCTTGGCCATTCGACAGACAGCTCAGAGTTCATCGAGAAAATTCAGGAACGGATGCGCTCGGCTCTTACCGAGCTTGACGAGGGCATTCCGAGAAATCAGAAGGTTCGGCTTCTCAATAGAGGTAAGAAGAACATATCCATCACGCCTTTCGAAGCCCAAGAAGAACCGCCAAGCCTTACCGCGTTGAAACGGGAAATCGCTGGTCGGTGGCCAATGACCAGTTTGCTCGATGTGCTCAAAGAAGCGGATTTGCGAGTTGGCTTTACCGATCATTTCAAGACTGTTGCTGATCGAGAGATTCTTGATCGGCAAAGTCTGCAACGGCGGTTGTTGCTCTGTCTTTATGGGATGGGAACCAATACTGGTCTAAAGCGGGTCAGCGGCAACCGTCACGGAATCAGCTATAAGGAGCTGCTGCATGTCAGGCGACGCTACGTTCACAAGGCTGCCCTCCGGAATGCTATCGGCCAAGTCGCCAATGCCATTTTCAGCATACGCAACGCCGATGTCTGGGGAGAGGGTTCAACTTCTTGTGCTTCCGACTCAAAGAAATTCGGCTCTTGGGATCAGAACCTGATGACGGAATGGCATATCCGCTACGGTGGTCGCGGAGTCATGATCTACTGGCACGTCGAAAAGAAATCGACCTGCATCTATTCTCAATTGAAGCGCTGCTCTTCCTCGGAAGTTGCCGCCATGATCGAGGGTGTCTTGCGGCACTGTACAGACATGACGATAGATCGGCAGTATGTTGATAGTCACGGGCAAAGCGAGGTGGCTTTTGCTTTCTGCCATCTGCTTGGCTTTGATCTCCTGCCGAGATTGAAGGCGATTGCCACACAGAAACTCTACCGTCCTGACGGTGACGCAACCGAGGC harbors:
- a CDS encoding Tn3 family transposase, translating into MKKVWDTDELATHWCLTFEDHHLLKNKLLKNHLGFSIQLKHFQYSGKFLHTHSDISTPPLEHVAEQLNVSVSDFESYDFNSRTGRRHCIEILNYLGIQRLTSTDKDAFSDWLRQEIFHQGTTISEAIELAYDWFKKQKVEYPTEAVLERLVRSAFYRYEQEFFNQIIRELRPSAKDKMDHCLENVERGIEFGRLKADPGRVGLESVLAEVEKLHFIQSLDLPQGLFQTCNIKALTHYYQRVSSESAWRVKEHPPEIRYALLGVFLFFRQREIIDGLIELFIQIVHRLTVKAERKLIKELLSDFRKVHGKSTLLFRIAEAALLNPEGRVKDVVYPVAGENVLQNLLKEFKSSGPGYRQQVHKIIRSSYGNHYRRMVPKILEALSFCSGNTQHRPVLEALEWIQHNRDNSQRFIPLDEGIPIDGVIRKQDQEVVLEEDAQGRERINRINYEICVLQALRDKLRCKEIWVMGADKFRNPDEDLPADFEDKREDYYLDLGHSTDSSEFIEKIQERMRSALTELDEGIPRNQKVRLLNRGKKNISITPFEAQEEPPSLTALKREIAGRWPMTSLLDVLKEADLRVGFTDHFKTVADREILDRQSLQRRLLLCLYGMGTNTGLKRVSGNRHGISYKELLHVRRRYVHKAALRNAIGQVANAIFSIRNADVWGEGSTSCASDSKKFGSWDQNLMTEWHIRYGGRGVMIYWHVEKKSTCIYSQLKRCSSSEVAAMIEGVLRHCTDMTIDRQYVDSHGQSEVAFAFCHLLGFDLLPRLKAIATQKLYRPDGDATEAFPNLERIMTRPINWELISQQYDEMVKYATALKQGTANPEAILRRFTRNNIQHPTYRALSELGKAVKTIFLCRYLGSEALRQEINEGLNVVENWNSANSFIFYGKGGEVATNRLEDQELSVLALHLLQICLVYVNTLMIQQVLTEPAWHSRMKQEDYRALSPLIYNHINPYGIFELDMDLRLPIELVA